One segment of Pseudanabaena sp. PCC 6802 DNA contains the following:
- a CDS encoding DUF3181 family protein, translating into MTSESIEKLAAAIAEEVYIDIAKWHLYLGEAHLHTVLAEKFYPMLADGINADAVDRVLGSTMVKVGGGKRELPLNDLVPTQAQSALLDVLRNFED; encoded by the coding sequence ATGACTTCAGAAAGTATCGAAAAATTAGCAGCCGCGATCGCCGAGGAAGTCTACATCGATATTGCGAAATGGCATTTATATCTAGGCGAAGCACATTTACACACCGTCCTGGCAGAAAAGTTTTACCCCATGCTTGCCGACGGCATAAATGCCGATGCAGTGGATCGGGTGCTGGGTAGCACGATGGTCAAGGTTGGCGGCGGCAAGCGAGAACTTCCCTTGAACGATCTGGTGCCAACTCAGGCACAGTCAGCTTTGCTAGATGTTCTCAGGAATTTTGAAGACTAG
- a CDS encoding FAD-binding oxidoreductase, whose product MSSSLISTATLAQIVDADGVVEWDSLDRDFRQRISRSLLPDNTPSHAIYPSTVEQLSAAIAFAHENNYKLLLCGAGSKLSWGNAVGSVQLVVSTARLNRLIEHAEGDLTVTVEAGMRFADLQAILAKSGQFLAIDPAYADRATIGGIVAAGDTGSLRHRYNSVRDMCIGVSFVRSDGELVKAGGRVVKNVAGYDMMKLLTGSYGTLGAIAQVTFRLYPLAAASATMLLTGDMDAIARARTEIPMSSLTPSAVDLLSDRIVSSLDSGLGNGLGLAVRFDSIAQSVTQQCDRLAELAKTLNLKATKIEDSKRFWPQLRNLIWQVSDRDRTVICKVGILGSEACSVLRSLSGISPDLSACAQVHAGSGLGVLRCDFRAEASIADRVHQILKIRTLAEKTDGFLSVLEAPNELKQEMDVWGYTGNALHVMQALQQKFDPQGILNPGRL is encoded by the coding sequence ATGTCGTCAAGTTTAATCAGTACAGCTACCTTAGCTCAAATTGTCGATGCCGACGGTGTTGTGGAGTGGGACAGCCTCGATCGCGATTTCAGACAGCGAATATCTCGATCGCTCTTACCAGACAATACGCCCAGCCATGCGATCTATCCGTCTACGGTCGAGCAACTGAGCGCGGCGATCGCGTTTGCCCATGAAAATAATTACAAACTGCTCTTATGCGGTGCGGGGAGTAAGTTAAGTTGGGGTAATGCAGTAGGTAGCGTACAACTGGTAGTTAGTACGGCAAGGTTAAATCGCTTAATCGAACATGCTGAGGGCGATCTGACCGTCACGGTGGAGGCTGGGATGCGGTTTGCAGATTTGCAGGCAATCTTGGCAAAATCCGGTCAGTTTTTAGCAATTGACCCAGCATATGCCGATCGCGCTACGATTGGCGGTATTGTGGCAGCGGGAGATACTGGTTCGCTGCGCCACCGCTACAACAGCGTGCGAGACATGTGCATCGGGGTTTCGTTCGTGCGATCGGATGGCGAACTGGTGAAAGCAGGGGGGCGCGTAGTTAAGAATGTAGCGGGCTACGACATGATGAAATTATTGACCGGCTCCTACGGTACCCTGGGGGCGATCGCTCAGGTTACTTTTCGCTTATATCCTTTGGCCGCAGCCTCTGCCACGATGTTGCTAACGGGCGACATGGATGCGATCGCGCGAGCCAGAACTGAAATTCCGATGTCATCGCTAACACCGAGCGCGGTTGATTTGCTATCCGATCGCATAGTATCGAGCTTGGATTCGGGATTGGGTAACGGCTTGGGGCTGGCTGTGAGGTTTGATAGTATTGCGCAAAGCGTGACCCAGCAGTGCGATCGCCTTGCCGAACTTGCTAAGACTCTCAATCTTAAGGCGACAAAGATTGAAGACTCCAAGCGCTTTTGGCCTCAGTTACGGAATTTAATTTGGCAGGTTAGCGATCGCGATCGCACTGTAATCTGCAAAGTGGGGATTTTAGGTTCAGAAGCTTGTTCTGTGTTGAGATCGCTGTCAGGTATCTCTCCCGATTTGTCCGCTTGCGCACAGGTTCATGCTGGTAGTGGCTTAGGTGTTCTGCGTTGTGACTTCCGCGCAGAAGCTTCAATTGCAGATCGGGTGCACCAGATTCTCAAAATCAGAACTCTAGCTGAGAAAACAGATGGATTTCTCTCCGTGCTAGAAGCGCCAAATGAGTTAAAACAAGAGATGGACGTATGGGGTTACACGGGGAATGCGCTCCATGTTATGCAAGCGCTACAACAGAAATTCGATCCCCAGGGGATCCTAAATCCCGGTCGTCTATAG
- the bioF gene encoding 8-amino-7-oxononanoate synthase, which produces MAKPYDWIGHALQVVHQANWHRSPVTISSRADTVVKIDDRDTLMFASNNYLGLAGDPRLIEAAIAATQTYGTGATGSRLVSGHLDLHQELETAIASLKQTEAALVFSSGYLANLGAIASVVGARDLVLQDAYNHSCLKNGAILSGAQVITYSHANISSLARELEQHRDRYRRCLITTDTVFSMDGDLCPLGEIMDLADRYDCMVLVDEAHATGVFGDRGAGVTNALGINRPLIQVGTLSKALGSLGGYVAGSAELIDFLRNRAASWIYTTGLSPADTAAALAAVKIIQTEPQRRQQLWQNLTALKQALSAVQIEPFSTDSQIVALKVGDTTQTLNVAAYLRQNDIFAPAIRPPTVPTARIRLTLMATHTIEQIEALVNCLTKCQSELALS; this is translated from the coding sequence ATGGCAAAACCCTATGACTGGATCGGCCATGCTCTACAGGTAGTTCACCAAGCGAATTGGCATCGATCGCCTGTCACAATTTCCAGTCGCGCTGACACTGTAGTCAAGATCGACGATCGCGATACGCTGATGTTTGCCAGCAATAATTACTTGGGTCTGGCGGGGGATCCGCGTCTAATTGAGGCAGCGATCGCCGCAACGCAAACCTATGGCACTGGAGCTACGGGTTCGCGCCTCGTATCCGGGCATTTAGATTTGCATCAGGAACTGGAAACCGCGATCGCCTCGCTCAAGCAGACCGAAGCCGCACTTGTATTTAGCTCCGGTTATTTGGCGAATTTAGGCGCGATCGCATCAGTGGTTGGCGCTCGCGATTTAGTTTTACAGGATGCCTACAATCATTCCTGCCTCAAAAATGGCGCTATTCTCAGTGGAGCGCAGGTAATTACCTACAGCCACGCTAATATAAGCAGCTTGGCGCGGGAATTGGAGCAGCATCGCGATCGCTACCGTCGCTGTCTAATTACTACCGATACGGTGTTCAGCATGGATGGCGATCTTTGTCCGTTGGGAGAAATTATGGATCTAGCCGATCGCTACGACTGCATGGTGCTGGTGGATGAAGCCCATGCCACTGGGGTATTTGGCGATCGCGGCGCGGGTGTCACCAATGCTTTGGGTATTAATAGGCCGTTAATTCAAGTAGGTACGCTGAGTAAAGCGTTGGGGAGTTTAGGGGGATATGTAGCTGGCTCGGCGGAGTTAATCGATTTTTTGCGGAACCGTGCCGCCAGTTGGATTTATACGACGGGTCTGTCTCCGGCTGATACTGCCGCTGCTTTGGCAGCAGTGAAGATTATTCAAACCGAACCGCAACGCCGCCAGCAGCTATGGCAGAATTTGACAGCTCTGAAACAAGCTCTGAGTGCAGTCCAGATAGAACCTTTCAGCACCGACTCGCAGATCGTCGCGCTTAAAGTTGGCGATACAACCCAAACCTTAAACGTAGCTGCCTATCTCAGACAAAATGACATATTTGCACCCGCCATCCGTCCCCCTACTGTACCGACGGCTCGCATTCGCCTGACGCTGATGGCAACCCATACCATCGAGCAGATCGAAGCTTTAGTTAACTGCCTGACAAAATGCCAATCTGAGCTAGCATTGAGTTAA
- a CDS encoding YqeG family HAD IIIA-type phosphatase — MHPWQLITPDLVLRKPIWELTPALLSEHKLRGLVLDVDNTIIGDSETEVCQEVRQWLDAMRHDYNIWLISNNFSNRRIQGIAESLNLPYRSRAGKPSRRAVRQALEVMEMQPAEVGMVGDRLFTDVLVGNRLGMFTILVQPIDNKKASWLGERSRLLRNWELWLARISGVNI; from the coding sequence ATGCATCCATGGCAGCTAATTACTCCCGATCTTGTTTTACGCAAGCCCATTTGGGAACTCACACCCGCGCTTTTATCGGAGCACAAGCTGCGCGGGCTAGTTCTGGATGTAGATAACACGATTATTGGTGATAGCGAAACGGAAGTATGTCAGGAAGTACGGCAGTGGCTTGATGCCATGCGGCATGACTATAATATCTGGCTGATTAGCAATAATTTTAGTAATCGGCGCATTCAGGGCATTGCCGAGTCCTTAAACTTACCTTATCGCAGCCGTGCTGGGAAGCCATCACGACGCGCAGTTAGGCAGGCCTTAGAGGTAATGGAAATGCAACCGGCAGAGGTAGGCATGGTAGGAGATCGCCTGTTCACCGATGTCCTGGTTGGCAACAGGTTAGGCATGTTTACGATATTAGTACAGCCGATCGATAACAAAAAAGCCTCCTGGCTGGGCGAGCGATCGCGCCTATTACGCAATTGGGAACTCTGGCTTGCCCGTATATCTGGGGTTAATATTTAG
- a CDS encoding allophycocyanin subunit alpha-B, giving the protein MSIVSKVLLRADDELRYPTIAELNSIGSFLQTGAQRLRIATLLTENEDKIVKKASGELWKIHPDYISPGGNAYGQRQRAQCLRDYGWYLRLVTYGVVAGDKEPIETIGLIGAREMYSSLGVPLVGMADSIRCLKDASLALMSKEDADATAPYFDYIIQGMS; this is encoded by the coding sequence ATGAGTATAGTTAGTAAAGTTTTACTCAGAGCCGACGATGAGTTGCGCTATCCCACGATCGCCGAACTAAACAGCATCGGCAGCTTTTTACAAACAGGTGCCCAACGCTTGCGAATTGCCACCTTACTGACAGAAAACGAAGATAAAATTGTTAAGAAAGCCAGCGGCGAGCTTTGGAAGATTCACCCAGACTACATTTCCCCAGGTGGTAACGCCTACGGACAAAGGCAACGCGCCCAATGTCTGCGCGACTATGGCTGGTATTTACGCCTGGTCACCTATGGTGTCGTAGCTGGGGACAAGGAACCAATTGAAACGATCGGTTTGATCGGCGCGCGTGAAATGTATTCTTCTCTGGGAGTACCCCTAGTAGGTATGGCTGATTCGATTCGCTGCCTAAAAGATGCTTCGCTGGCTCTAATGAGCAAAGAAGATGCTGATGCTACTGCACCTTATTTCGACTATATAATCCAGGGAATGTCTTAA
- a CDS encoding anti-sigma factor family protein, translating to MNNLNDNKMHTPDPEEQFELLSLYMDNETSPAEKRQVEQWLATEPSFRNLYHQQLRLRQLLIDLPVPGSTRVEAQANRDKTEVVVNRVLAKLEERSRHRRMAWGGIAAVAVLVGAVGSILTFNSPTKDLNFSTASNTIKPQESITPQEPLLLAMERPLIPMPKSMAVTDIK from the coding sequence ATGAATAACCTAAACGATAACAAAATGCACACTCCCGATCCTGAAGAGCAATTCGAGCTATTAAGTCTCTACATGGACAATGAAACTAGTCCTGCTGAGAAGCGCCAGGTCGAGCAATGGCTGGCAACAGAACCTAGCTTTCGCAATCTGTACCATCAACAACTCAGACTGCGCCAGTTACTGATCGATTTGCCTGTGCCCGGCAGCACTCGGGTGGAAGCACAAGCGAATAGAGACAAGACTGAGGTGGTAGTAAATCGAGTGCTGGCTAAGCTAGAGGAGCGCTCTAGGCACCGTCGCATGGCATGGGGAGGTATTGCGGCTGTAGCAGTACTGGTAGGTGCAGTTGGCTCGATATTAACTTTTAACTCGCCGACAAAAGATTTAAATTTTTCCACCGCCTCCAATACCATTAAACCTCAAGAAAGTATTACCCCCCAGGAACCACTGCTGCTAGCGATGGAGAGACCTTTGATTCCTATGCCAAAGTCAATGGCAGTTACGGATATTAAGTAA
- the ruvX gene encoding Holliday junction resolvase RuvX produces MMMYVAALGLDVGRKRIGVAGCDRTGLIAHGITTIERRSWQADLEQLQALVDSRQIDTLVVGLPYNMDGTLGYQARQVQKFARAAAKQLNLTLEYVDERLTSFEAEQMMHAQGISTRSHKGVVDRKAAAIILQQWLEQQR; encoded by the coding sequence ATCATGATGTACGTTGCCGCACTGGGCCTAGATGTAGGACGCAAGCGCATCGGAGTTGCCGGATGCGATCGCACTGGATTAATCGCCCACGGAATTACGACGATCGAACGGCGATCTTGGCAAGCAGATCTAGAACAGTTGCAAGCCCTGGTGGATAGCCGTCAGATCGACACCCTGGTTGTGGGGTTACCCTACAACATGGATGGCACGCTGGGCTATCAGGCGCGTCAAGTGCAGAAGTTTGCCCGTGCTGCCGCTAAGCAACTAAACTTAACCCTGGAATACGTTGACGAGCGACTAACTTCGTTTGAGGCAGAGCAGATGATGCACGCACAGGGAATTTCCACGCGATCGCACAAAGGGGTAGTCGATCGCAAAGCAGCGGCGATTATCTTGCAGCAATGGCTGGAACAACAACGATAG
- a CDS encoding fatty acid desaturase family protein has product MTYGKVFDDMNQARVTFAKSVGFKKELNRRVENYFNSNQIKPRDNLAMYFKTAIILGWLLSAWSITVFAPLPLGARVIGCMVVGLALGGVGMSIGHDANHGGYSSNHRVNRAIGLLYDVIGLSSYLWRFRHNFLHHTYTNMLGHDVEIHGDGLVRMSPTMEHKWYHRFQHLFVWFIYPIIPFYWSYGDIKLGFFDRQYHTHKIPKLSVSESITLVGLKLLGMAWLIGVPIYVGYSPLEAILGYLIAYMTYGFVICIIFMLAHVLEPAEFIEPDPDSNSISDEWAILQVKTTVDFAPHNHILNWYVGGLNYQVIHHLFPHVCHIHYPKLAPIVADVCREFGVKYNVYDSFGGAIAANYNWLKAMGQQAS; this is encoded by the coding sequence ATGACATATGGGAAGGTTTTTGACGACATGAACCAAGCAAGGGTGACTTTTGCTAAGAGTGTAGGTTTCAAAAAAGAATTAAATCGGCGAGTTGAAAACTATTTCAATTCTAACCAAATTAAGCCCCGCGATAATTTGGCGATGTATTTCAAAACTGCCATCATTTTGGGATGGTTGCTCTCAGCCTGGTCAATTACCGTATTTGCACCATTACCTCTGGGCGCAAGGGTAATTGGCTGTATGGTTGTGGGATTGGCACTGGGAGGCGTGGGTATGAGTATCGGGCATGATGCCAATCATGGGGGCTATTCCAGCAATCATCGCGTCAATAGAGCGATCGGCTTGCTCTACGATGTCATCGGGCTATCCAGCTATCTCTGGCGCTTCCGCCATAATTTCTTGCATCACACCTATACAAATATGTTGGGACACGATGTGGAAATTCATGGTGACGGTTTAGTGCGGATGTCACCGACGATGGAGCATAAGTGGTACCACAGGTTTCAGCATCTATTTGTCTGGTTCATCTACCCAATTATTCCCTTCTATTGGTCTTATGGCGATATCAAACTGGGATTTTTCGATCGCCAATACCACACACATAAAATTCCCAAACTCTCAGTTTCAGAATCAATTACTTTAGTTGGTTTGAAGTTATTGGGGATGGCATGGTTGATTGGGGTTCCCATTTACGTGGGCTACTCTCCTCTAGAGGCGATTCTTGGTTACCTGATTGCTTACATGACCTACGGCTTTGTAATTTGCATAATTTTCATGTTGGCGCACGTACTGGAGCCAGCCGAATTTATCGAACCGGATCCTGATTCCAACAGTATTAGCGATGAATGGGCAATTCTACAGGTGAAAACTACGGTCGATTTTGCGCCTCATAATCATATCCTTAACTGGTATGTTGGCGGTCTTAACTATCAAGTGATTCACCATCTATTTCCCCATGTCTGCCACATCCATTATCCCAAGCTGGCTCCCATCGTGGCGGATGTTTGCCGGGAGTTTGGGGTCAAATATAATGTTTATGACAGCTTTGGTGGAGCGATCGCTGCTAATTACAATTGGCTAAAAGCAATGGGTCAGCAAGCATCCTGA
- a CDS encoding sigma-70 family RNA polymerase sigma factor: MSYSLSWSTKAEVEYPSVSVSDEKLSNLDLVCLCQQGSQPSKSAFAEIMRRHQSHVDQLLYKLAPDWQDRADLAQEVWLRVYRNIKRLQEPEKFRGWLSRIATNLFYDELRKRKRVGTSVSLDNPLQTGDGGEIEWELPSNEPGPVDNLSTQEFYEYLRKAIADLPAGFRETIVLREIEGLSYEEIAEITGVSLGTVKSRIARARIRLQTQLQPYISSL, from the coding sequence ATGAGCTATAGCCTTTCTTGGTCAACAAAAGCAGAGGTTGAATATCCCTCAGTCTCAGTGTCAGATGAAAAACTCTCTAATCTAGACTTGGTTTGCCTGTGCCAGCAAGGCTCGCAGCCCAGCAAGTCAGCTTTCGCCGAAATTATGCGTCGGCACCAGTCACATGTTGACCAATTGCTGTACAAGTTAGCACCAGATTGGCAAGATAGAGCAGATCTAGCCCAGGAAGTATGGCTGCGAGTCTATCGCAATATCAAGCGCTTGCAGGAACCAGAGAAGTTTCGCGGTTGGCTGAGCAGAATCGCCACAAACCTGTTTTATGACGAACTGCGCAAGCGCAAGCGCGTTGGCACCTCAGTTTCGTTAGATAACCCCCTACAGACTGGTGATGGTGGAGAAATTGAATGGGAACTGCCCAGTAACGAACCTGGGCCCGTAGATAATTTGTCAACTCAGGAATTTTACGAGTATCTGCGCAAAGCGATCGCCGATCTACCCGCAGGTTTCCGCGAAACGATTGTCTTGAGAGAAATTGAGGGGCTTTCCTACGAAGAAATTGCTGAGATTACAGGTGTATCTCTGGGTACTGTCAAATCGCGTATTGCCAGAGCTAGAATCAGGTTACAAACCCAACTTCAACCATACATATCCAGCCTGTGA
- a CDS encoding IctB family putative bicarbonate transporter, with the protein MDAKLKFTNIKLWQEWWHHSQMRAILLYLGNWQQGSYLVSTSLCGLLLIGLLALLPYLSNNQIGIVSAAIAIYWVFLWVGDRASKAIDAATSVWTPIHLPLAVYWGIASIATMLSPARRAAIDGWVKLTIYFIIFACLNRVMRSSNKIPWRSLLVGTYLLTTVLVCIHGMRQSILGAEDLATWTDPTSELAGTTRIYSFLLNPNLLAGYLLPAIPLGVVGAIHWRSWGVKFVALGVAIAAWYCTSLTYSRAGQIGQIAEGLALLICLAHWWASRLPKWTIPGVLSGAVGAIALALVIFPKQRVRFLSIFFGRNDSSNNFRLNVWMSVLQMIKKKPVLGYGPGNRVFNQIYPYYQRPGYSALGAYSVPLEITFESGIVGLACYIWLVATVIRYGWQNFNRLRAERASEGLWIAASLSIIVGLMAQGLFDTIWYRPQVQIIWWLAIALIASFCIQPIDQARAPEQPSPDSETQI; encoded by the coding sequence ATGGATGCCAAACTTAAATTTACAAACATCAAACTATGGCAAGAATGGTGGCATCACAGCCAGATGCGCGCCATTTTGCTTTACCTAGGCAATTGGCAGCAGGGGAGTTACCTGGTTAGTACCAGTCTGTGCGGTCTATTACTGATTGGTTTGCTGGCTTTATTGCCCTATCTCTCAAACAATCAGATCGGTATTGTTTCGGCTGCGATCGCGATTTACTGGGTATTCCTTTGGGTTGGCGATCGCGCTAGCAAGGCAATAGATGCCGCCACCTCAGTCTGGACTCCCATTCATTTACCTCTGGCTGTCTATTGGGGCATTGCATCGATTGCTACCATGCTCTCGCCAGCGCGACGGGCAGCGATCGATGGTTGGGTCAAGTTGACCATATACTTCATCATCTTTGCCTGCCTCAACCGAGTCATGCGCTCTAGTAACAAGATTCCGTGGCGATCTCTTTTAGTGGGCACGTACCTGCTGACGACAGTTTTAGTTTGCATTCATGGCATGCGGCAATCGATTTTAGGCGCGGAGGATTTGGCAACCTGGACTGACCCTACTTCCGAATTAGCAGGCACTACGAGAATCTATAGCTTCTTGCTCAATCCCAATCTGCTGGCTGGATATCTCTTACCTGCTATCCCTTTGGGTGTGGTAGGAGCAATTCACTGGCGGAGTTGGGGCGTGAAGTTTGTGGCGCTCGGTGTCGCGATCGCTGCCTGGTACTGCACATCTCTCACCTACAGCCGTGCGGGGCAAATAGGGCAGATTGCGGAAGGTTTAGCACTGCTTATTTGTCTGGCACACTGGTGGGCCAGTCGGCTACCAAAATGGACGATCCCAGGAGTACTTAGTGGTGCAGTGGGTGCGATCGCTCTAGCGCTTGTCATCTTCCCCAAGCAAAGAGTGCGATTCCTCAGTATCTTTTTTGGACGCAATGACAGCAGTAATAACTTTCGCTTGAATGTGTGGATGTCTGTCTTGCAAATGATTAAGAAGAAACCCGTTCTAGGTTATGGGCCAGGCAACAGAGTATTCAATCAAATTTACCCCTACTACCAAAGACCCGGTTATAGCGCCTTAGGCGCTTATTCCGTACCTTTAGAAATTACATTTGAGTCTGGCATTGTTGGTTTAGCTTGCTATATCTGGTTAGTAGCTACGGTCATACGGTATGGATGGCAGAACTTCAACCGCTTGCGAGCCGAGCGAGCCTCAGAGGGGTTATGGATTGCAGCCTCCTTGAGCATCATAGTAGGACTAATGGCTCAAGGCTTATTTGACACCATTTGGTATCGCCCTCAAGTCCAGATTATCTGGTGGTTGGCGATCGCTCTGATCGCCAGCTTCTGCATTCAACCGATCGACCAAGCGCGCGCGCCCGAACAGCCATCACCAGACAGCGAAACACAAATATAG
- the mltG gene encoding endolytic transglycosylase MltG → MKKSKQLFYGFFFPIAILGSAWGGGLWWLWVSAAPTNNTTTSSPIRLVIPEGTPMQVIGQELESTGVIRSSLALRLWLQWLAIKEGNTRSLQAGTYDFNLNQPLSEVVSQMQTGKPTEVRFTIPEGWSLEQMAEFFEQKGYFPAKDFIAATGKSAIGRRPWLPKDIASLEGFLFPDTYQIVEKEITPEQVVDLMLNRFEEVALPLYQSHTKTQPKPSLSLAEWVTLSSIVEKESVLDKERKIIASVFLQRLKRNMRLEADPTVEYGLKIKQTKEKPLTIEQVRTPSPYNTYLNPGLPPGAIAAPGLASLEAVLSPEPTEYLFFVARYDGSHIFSRTLAEHNKALNQVDHSIKQQTDKLQTEKTQPEKPKTEKPRSEKPKPRS, encoded by the coding sequence ATGAAGAAATCTAAGCAGTTATTCTATGGTTTTTTCTTCCCGATCGCTATCTTAGGAAGTGCTTGGGGCGGAGGTTTATGGTGGTTATGGGTCAGTGCCGCACCCACTAATAATACTACTACCAGTTCTCCCATCAGGCTGGTTATTCCTGAAGGCACGCCCATGCAGGTAATTGGACAGGAACTAGAATCTACAGGAGTAATCCGCTCTAGTTTGGCCCTGAGGTTGTGGTTGCAATGGCTGGCAATTAAAGAAGGCAATACTCGCTCTCTTCAAGCTGGTACGTACGACTTTAATCTGAACCAGCCCCTTAGTGAGGTTGTGTCGCAGATGCAGACAGGGAAACCCACAGAGGTGCGCTTCACCATACCTGAAGGGTGGTCGCTAGAGCAAATGGCCGAATTCTTCGAGCAAAAAGGCTATTTCCCTGCTAAAGACTTTATTGCTGCTACGGGCAAAAGCGCGATCGGTCGCAGACCCTGGCTACCCAAAGATATTGCGAGTCTGGAGGGGTTTCTGTTTCCCGATACCTACCAAATAGTGGAAAAGGAGATTACCCCAGAGCAGGTAGTTGACCTCATGCTCAACCGCTTTGAAGAGGTAGCATTACCGCTGTATCAGTCTCACACAAAAACTCAACCCAAGCCGTCCTTGAGTTTGGCAGAATGGGTCACTCTATCAAGCATTGTGGAGAAAGAGTCGGTATTAGACAAGGAGCGTAAAATAATTGCAAGTGTATTTTTGCAGCGCCTGAAGCGAAATATGCGTCTCGAAGCTGACCCCACGGTTGAATACGGACTTAAAATCAAGCAAACCAAGGAAAAGCCGCTGACCATCGAGCAAGTCCGCACGCCTTCGCCATATAATACCTATCTCAATCCTGGGTTGCCCCCAGGGGCGATCGCCGCGCCCGGACTCGCCAGCCTCGAAGCTGTTCTGTCTCCCGAGCCTACTGAATATCTGTTTTTTGTGGCGCGCTACGATGGCAGTCATATCTTTAGTCGCACATTGGCGGAACACAATAAAGCCCTAAATCAGGTTGACCATAGCATCAAACAGCAAACCGATAAACTCCAGACTGAAAAAACACAACCTGAGAAACCAAAAACTGAAAAACCTCGGTCAGAAAAACCGAAACCACGTTCGTGA
- a CDS encoding DUF3727 domain-containing protein has translation MDESILSLTDETGKTLPCQVEITLEVDREEYFLLKPIDHAVYIFAWGEGDDEEDQLLLDIEEEELDRVFSIAQAVLSEQNLKLQRTAYTLTASGELPELDEDEIFTIDAEDEEASEEFQELAHFFYEEQEYSIFTSLDPLMFFAKLDSSGKPQLLTPEEIQRIQPYVEEHLMDLDEEI, from the coding sequence ATGGACGAATCAATTTTGAGTTTGACTGATGAAACAGGTAAGACGCTTCCTTGCCAGGTTGAAATTACCCTAGAGGTCGATCGAGAGGAGTATTTTCTGTTAAAACCAATCGACCATGCTGTATATATCTTTGCTTGGGGTGAGGGGGATGACGAAGAAGACCAACTCTTGCTTGATATTGAGGAAGAGGAGCTAGACCGCGTTTTTTCAATTGCTCAAGCCGTGCTGTCGGAGCAAAACCTTAAGCTCCAGCGCACCGCCTATACATTAACTGCCTCAGGAGAATTGCCGGAGCTAGATGAGGATGAAATCTTTACAATTGATGCCGAGGATGAGGAAGCTAGCGAAGAATTCCAGGAGCTAGCCCACTTTTTCTATGAGGAACAAGAGTATTCGATATTTACGTCGTTAGATCCGCTCATGTTTTTTGCCAAGCTAGATAGCAGCGGCAAACCCCAGTTACTTACCCCAGAGGAAATACAGCGGATTCAACCCTATGTTGAAGAGCATTTGATGGATCTAGATGAAGAAATCTAA
- the psb34 gene encoding photosystem II assembly protein Psb34, with translation MRTLKQEKKNELLRPGYTVDEEGTFNVYAIEPTMYLEEPITPQAQRRYMSFMIGGILLLLVTILTAFSFAIG, from the coding sequence ATGCGTACTCTTAAACAAGAAAAGAAAAACGAGCTTCTCCGCCCTGGATACACCGTAGATGAGGAAGGAACGTTCAACGTTTATGCGATTGAACCGACCATGTATCTGGAAGAACCCATTACACCGCAAGCGCAACGCCGCTATATGTCTTTCATGATAGGGGGTATCCTGCTGTTGCTGGTGACAATACTGACTGCTTTTAGCTTTGCAATTGGTTAG
- a CDS encoding type II toxin-antitoxin system VapC family toxin — MQYLLDTCVISDFIKGELGTQSRLKQTPPSSVAVSIITVMELRYGLLINPQRAQKIESTIASFLTSVTILPFRNLEAERAAHIRAILKSQGQPIGAYDVLIAATALQYNLLMVTANQREFGRVPGLQTENWRQLGLR; from the coding sequence ATGCAATATCTACTCGATACTTGCGTCATCAGCGATTTTATCAAGGGTGAACTCGGCACTCAAAGCAGACTTAAGCAAACACCGCCTAGCAGTGTTGCGGTTTCAATTATTACGGTCATGGAGTTACGTTACGGCTTGCTCATCAATCCTCAACGCGCTCAAAAAATTGAATCAACGATCGCTAGCTTTCTTACTTCGGTGACAATTCTCCCTTTTAGAAATCTAGAAGCTGAGCGAGCAGCTCACATCCGTGCCATTTTAAAATCTCAAGGTCAGCCGATAGGTGCTTACGATGTTTTGATAGCTGCTACTGCTCTTCAGTATAATCTTCTCATGGTCACCGCAAACCAACGGGAATTCGGTCGAGTTCCTGGTTTGCAAACCGAGAATTGGCGGCAGTTGGGATTAAGATAA